A region of the Flintibacter sp. KGMB00164 genome:
TGGCCGGGAGCTGGAGGTACAAAAGTGTATTGCCACCGGCGGTGAACTCTACTGGAGCGGGGAGGATTGAGTCATGCGGGAGGACCTCAGCTGTCTGCGCTGCGGGGAAAAAATGCAGCTGATCAGGCGAGAATTTATCCAACTGGGCAAGGCCGGGGTGTTTTCCGGAGACTGGGGTAATCGGCTGGCCGGAGCTCTGGATGTAGATATTCTAGGTTGCCCGAACTGCGGTAAGCTGGAGTTTTTCCGGGCAGACTGGAATCAGGAGCCGGAGGAAGAGGCTGG
Encoded here:
- a CDS encoding zinc ribbon domain-containing protein; translated protein: MREDLSCLRCGEKMQLIRREFIQLGKAGVFSGDWGNRLAGALDVDILGCPNCGKLEFFRADWNQEPEEEAGSIAKVSCPYCGHSYDMDDPKCPYCGAKNTRL